The genomic stretch GTTGCGTGCAAACGTAAACATTGAGGCACAACACGGCCTCTTCAATATCCACGTTCAACAGTGCAGGCGCAGTACAGCGAAACAGATTAACGGAGACaccatacatatatgcacaACACACATATATAAGCATGTTTGGAAAAATAGATGTACTTGTACCGTGTATGTGATACGAAGGCGTacctgctgcgcggcctctgtcATGGAGTCGACTTCATCAAGAATGACGATTTTATGGCGCCCAGGTGGCAGGTCGCGCTTCTCTTTCGCAAAGTGCTTCACTTTTTCGCGAATGACGTCGATTGTGCtgaaggagaagagcgcAGGACCCGCACACCCAGTCTTAAGAAGGGGGGAGGTTGATCCGAATAGAACTTACAGGTGTGAGGGTCATGACGTCTGCCACAACAATCGATGAATATCTACCTATCTTTTATCTATGAATAGGTATATGTGAATACGTATAGGCATGTCAGGTGTTTCAGACTGCAAGGCTGACTTAGAGGGCACATGCAAAGACTTACACCCCCTACGATCTCCTCCACGCCGGCGTACCACGCGAAGACAACGCTTGTTTGTAAACAGGCTGTCTCTCAAAAGAGCACTGTATGCATACACATTtgtacatatatttatacacaCGTATGCCCTATATCCCTTTACGCGCAGGTGCAGATGTGCTTATGAGCATTTATTGAACAGGCAGAAGGTGTGCGCTCTTTCCTTCCTTAAAATTCTTTCGTAATTACCGCTCATCTGAGGCATTGAGCTCCAGTGTGCACGTCCGCCATCGGTTCGCAAGCAGCTGcttgcagaggcagaggacgctCGACGTCTTGCCTGTCCCTGGCGGTCCCTGGGCGCAGAACAGAGAACACACACCTCAGACACCCGTGGAAAAAGAAGGCCTTTCGTTACGCCCGCAATTGGCGAGACGCAAAAGTACGCGCATctacgcagcggcggctacCAGCGCGTTATGGCACACGTGAGCCAGTTGAGGAAGGAGCCTGCGTCGTACTCTGCAGCTAATAAGCGTGCGACGCGCGTAGAGCGCGCGAGTAGTGCGGCTTACCGCATATCTCTATCTACACAAATAGATTTACATACGGAAATACATGTAGGGAGCTCTGTGCAGGCAGCCGTATAAGTTCAGCTCCACCCGCCGTGGCTGCCCGTCTACCGcgagtccgccgccgccagaagGATGACCCATGGCGCGCTGCCTCATTTTCCAGGCGTtttgcttcgtcttccgcccaGGCTGGCTTACGGCGAGCATGAGGTGAGGCATGTTTCCCTCTTGGGCGATGATGCGCAGACGTCGCATGACTTGGTCGTTGCCCACGACGTCATCGAGAGTCTCGGGGCGGTACTTCTCGATCCAGATGGAGTCGAGAGACGTCGCGTCTTGCTTCTCGCCCTGCGAGGGACGTGCGCTTTCCCGCTCGGCGCGGACCGAACTCGACATCTCCGCCTCCATGTCGCTTGCGGTGCGAAgctctcggcgcctgcagaggctgaagcgaggggggggagggggaggacaCCGCGCACGTCAGCCGCAAAGATGCCAGAGGCACGCGAACATACGCGCAGAAATGTGCAGATGTGCGTCTAGGTTTATACCGTGGCGACCAGCAAAACAGagtgaagaggaggcagctccgcgagaaggaagaccaCGCCGTGAGGCACCTAGACTGTATCGGGAAACGAGGCCACAAGGAGAGGCGAGTGACCGGCTCTTTGGCTCGAGGAAAGAAAAATGGACGAGGAAAATGGCGCTTTTTCAGCTGGCGATCGGAGGGTACCCAAGCGGTGTTGTCGACATGCGGAAAAAGAAATGGCCACGCGGCTTGGCGTTGATTGGCAGGAGCATACACAGTCGCACAGAGAACGCCTTCACCTCGGGAGGCACGGATGCCGCTGGCGGAAAAGAAAGCGAGACGAGCGAAACTGCAAGGgcccgaagaagaggagacaagGCGCTTACagagaaaagacgaaaaCGCGAAGGAAAACCGGAGACAGGCAGAGATTAGGCAAACCGAAGGGAGGCACGCTCAGCTTTTGTGTGCCGCAGAGTGTCGGGTTGCCATTTCGTCTGATGAAGGAACGGCAAGAGAAGGGAAGGGAATTTCAAAGAGTGGGGCTCATAACTGACCTGCTGGGTCTACAcgcacgcgtctgcgctACTGCGGTTCAGGGCGAGGcgtgcggcgaccgcgggagAACTGGCGGCTCAAGAAAGAAACACAGAAAGGGACCCCCGCCAGCTGCTCGATGCGGTTCTACGTAAGAAAGGGAAAAGAGAAGAGCCTCTCTGGAAAAGTTGACGAAAAGGCAAGGCACGCAGAGCCGCCCCCATTCGTCCGCCCGACGAGAAGATCATCGAAGCGAGGGCAGACGCTCTCGCACACCAGATGTTGACACTCGCTTGCTAGCGCGGCCTGGAGCCCGGTGTTTCCTCGGTAACCGATTCCTCTAGTGGTTTTCTGGGCAAAAACAGAGTTCAGACTGCCTTAAAGGCCCTCTGATCATCCAGCGTGGACTCGATGACGTTTTTCCAATTTCCTTACGACGGGCtcaggtgtacatacaccgtAGAGACATCGGCCTCGTGGTTCAAAACGGCAAGTTGCGTCTCTGCTTGTGTTGCTTCCCCAAGGTTTTCTCGGTCTCGACTCCCGCTCTTCTTTTCCCACTTGCGCTTGCGTGAGAGAGCTGTGTTTCTTCGTGGACGCCAGTGGGAGCCAGGGAACGCGGTAGCACTCGTGCCGAGGCTGCggtgcctcggcggccggAGGCCTGAGCTGTGTGAGTCGAAACAAGACACACCGCAGGTGCATGGGCACGTCTGTCATCGGCTTATACAGCGATCGCGCGCCAGGCTTCACGTTTTTGTGTGTGttgaggcgcggcgagggagacccCCCATGCCTGCAGATGCAAGCGGACGCATCATTTTTCTTTCGCCATTCACGAGACTCACATGTGTTGAGCACTACACAGTGTTTCAAGAAGAAACCGGTGCAACTGCGCTGAATTCCGACTTGCGTGACCGCGCCACCGGCTCGAGCTTATACTGAGAAGAGAGCCATCGGATGACCTTCGGCGTTGCCGGGCGCCAGACAGTTTCTCCGCGACCCAGACTGTTCCACGCACGTTGTCACGGTTTTTTGACATCGGTCGGGGAACCCTTTTTCGGCTTTCGTACGCGTAAGCAAAATTTGTAACTCATTGTATTGGCTTGCCCGTCCGGTCTGCCTCGCACTCCTTCCTCTCTAGCCCCTCCTGTCTCGCCCCTCCTCTCTTGCCGAATCCGCCTCGTGGCCTTTCCCctgccgcagagccgcgtACGGCAACGCCCCAGTTCTGTTTTTTCAGTCTTcagtttcctcttctctaCGTGAAATCGCCTAGCGCGttttcgcgcgtctctcgcccgGCGATTCACTTTCTCTTTCGATTTTCGCGGGCGGCATCTCGTGCGGTACGCGGCAAGGCATTTGGGCATGTCAGCAATTCCCTATTCGTGCTTAGGCAAACCCCCCTGCCGGTGAAAGTTCCGTACTTCGTGTTTTTCGCGTGGGATTAAAGAGCTGACCGGACAGGCGAAAAACCGGCGAAAATTTGCGCAGTTCCGCGGCTTCGTTTTCTGGCACCGCATCTCCAGTGCCTTTTGCGTGCGTCGTTTCGTCGCCCGTCTCCCTACGCATCTTGCCTGCGCCGAGCGCTGAGCCCTCGAATGAGCTATTAATGAACCGCAGCTTGCGATACATTAAcgtttcgtttttctctcgtgTTTTTCTCGTCGTGTTGACTTTCTCTCCCAGGCATTCGCGAGATCGCCCGAGCGACGCATCCTGAAGAGCGAAAGCCAAGGTTTTCCAACGGACAGAGTCCGCCAGTGAAAAGTTCCCATTTTCCTTGTTTCGTTTCTTCGCTCagttcgcggcgccgagcgtgtctttttcttctctgaaGCCCAAGCACTTCCGCACTGACCGCCCCTCTCTACGCCGGTCGCATGCGCTCAAGCCGATTTTTCCTTGCCGCATTCGCTAGAGGTTTGCGTGGCTTCTTTTCCTTCCAAAAAGCCCTTGCCCACAGGAGTCCTCAGTCTCTCTGTATGACCGACAAAGTGCTAATCGTGCGACCTGGTGCCACTTTCCTgtcgtcgcgcgcttctgcgTATCGTTTGCGCTCTTCCGCGCGGTTTTTGCTCGCTCGCGTGTAGTCCTTCACATCGCCATTGCGCGTGGTCGCCTTTCGAGGGTTCTGTGCGCGTTTCGTGTCTATCTGAACACTGCCGAGAGCACAGGTCAGCGCCTTTGGCGCCCAGTGTTTCCTCAGCTCTCGctcccctctcctctccttagcgggctggcgtcgcctcgcggcggactAAACGTTTTTCGGCTtcgccagagagaggaaggccgaTTTTAAAGCATATGAAAGGGGGGTTTTCAGCTGACAGAGGGAAATCGCGAAAGGCTTCGCATCGacgcgctgaagaagaggcggaggtcAGAAGGGAGTTCGTTGGGGTAGTTCCTCTCAGTTCTAAGCGGCGAGCTTGAGGAGAGAAGACCGGCGGGTGGCGATTGAGCAGCGGGTCATTTCTGCTTTTCCTTGGTGAGAACGAGAGCGCCGCGATGGATGAAATGCGAGGTAGGTGCACATGCGAGGGAGCTTGAAAAGGCCCTGTCTGACAGGGAACGGAACGCAGTGCCCGTCTAACGAAGAGAGAGTgccggagggagagacgaagcgggGCTGCGGGCGTGGAAGGCAGACTGAGATGTGCGGCGGGAGCCAAGTGACTGCGCGTGAGACTCAGCGTGGCGAGAcgtttcgcctctgcgcactCCACAGCGAAACGGTACATgaaggggaggaggggggcagGGGATCTCTGAAAGGCCTAACGCGGCGCCCTTGACCGCCCAGATAGTGTTAGTTCTCGCAAGAGTCGCCACAACCGAGCGCCACATGAATATCTGTAGCAAGGTGAGGCATACATATGCGTGTAGTTTGCTGAAGGAAGGCATGCCTatactatatatatgtttatatatatgtatatctctACAttgatatgtatatatatttaatCACATTTCTTAGAAGTATATGCAAACATACGTAGAACTCAGGCGTCCGGCAGGTTGACAGCGTGGCCGCATATAAGACAGACACGATAGAAgtcccgcggcgcgcgcggtctGGGGCGTGCGTGCACATCTTTGTATGTATGAGTCGCGTGCCGTAGCATCGACTGGCGTTCCCACGCAGCAGCTTTTTTAGACGTATCCACAGTGTAGAGGGAAGCTCCTTCGGGGGTTAGActctgcgcagagacgcaagagagactgcgagaggagaggggaacgaggcagcgccggagTTGATGGTGTGCTTCACGGCGTCGGATGTATGTACAGCGCACGGACCGGAGCCTTGCACGTCTTGTTTGGGAAAAGATGGATCAGTTCATTCCTATCATTCATCAGGAACGCTTTGCCCGGCACGCGAGGTACTTCCTTTCCTCCAGCTGGCTCCTGGctgtctcgcgctctctgcagtgCTTGATCCCGTGATACCTCCCTGCTCCTATAGCTGCGTGTGGAGATCGTCCGTGCTGCCTCAGTTTCTGAGTGTCTTCGCGCATCGCCTCGGCTCGGTAGAGTGTGCCGTGGCCAGTCTTTTCGCGTCGTGACTGTGAAGTATGCGCTTCGGTTTCGTCCTGACGCGTGGTGGAACGCGAGTCCGCGCGTCGGCTTATATTCGGGAAACAGAACGGCACCTGCGAAACGGCGCACGAAGCTCGAGGCTTAGACACACACCTGAACCAGTCCGCACGGCGGAATGTGAAGGAAagcttttcttctcgcgtgGTGCCGCGCGTTTCTTTGATGTGCCGACCCTCTGATGGAGCGTTGAGTTTTACAAGTAACGGCGTGCGACTGCAACCTCACAATAAAATGACACCTTGCTAAAAATTTGCTGTGGCCCTGCTCTGAACTCTCCATATTTTCATGCATGTTTGGTGCTTTGTGTGTGCGCTGTGTGTGGGCATGTGAAACCGTTGCTTTCGGTGTGAAGCACTGAGACACGCGAACGCTTTCCTATTGCTCAGGAGCTCGTTCGCTGCTtcctgctgtcgctgcgcggTGCTGTCGTGGAGGTCAAACGTCTTCAGCAGAATGACACCTGCTTCTTATTTGCCAACGCTTGACTCTGCACGCGTGCAGTGTGCCTCGCGAGGGCTTGCTGCGGTggagcggcgagcggccgcggagacgttttctttctgccgctgtcgcgccgcatgcgtttCGCGGCCCTCTGTGCGTCTCGCGGTGATGAATTCGCGGTGCCTTCTGCTCATTGGTGCTGCGCATGCGATTGTGTCTTTTTTCTTGTCCCAGCGATGCTCGACTCCCTCATGGGGCGTGACCGCAACGCATGCGGCAGCAATCGGAAGGGCGACTACTCCTTCAAGGACGAAGAGgttcgtgtctcctctctgcagcttGTGTAGCGTGGTGTCCAGACGCAGAAGTGCACATACATAGCTGTGAAGCTTTCTGCGGTCTGCTTGGGTTTTTTTGTGCGTGGTCgcggggagaggcgcaggtcCGGCACTGTTTAGCGTCTAGAGTCTAGATATGCAAGTCGCATGCGCTGAGAGGCAGCGTCTACGGTGTCGCGACGTGCCTGTTACTCTGGAGATATCTCTACGCACACCTAGATGTGTTCGTCGAGTTTCTTCCTGTACGTTAATAGAACTATGTGAGCGCAGGTGGCGGCGTATGCAGACATGCCCTCAGAGCGCCTCGTGGAGGGGATACGTGGTTCAGTGGGTTCGTAGGGCGTCAAGCAGCTTCGGTTTGactcctctgcttccttcctctgcagGTCTGCAAGTTCTACCTGCTTGACTACTGCCCCCACGAGCTGTTCCCTAACACACGCAGCGATCTAGGCCCGTAAGTCGGCGTACGGCCTTTGCAGGTTGCTCTACTGGTCGCGTAAATAGCTGAGAGGCAGCGCCAGAAGCGTCGTTTCTCCAGTCGCCAACACGGCAGCCGAACAACTTcctagatagatagacatgTCAGTCTATATGTGGATGGACACAAGCATGCACGCTTGTATGCGAGTGTGTAGGTGGCTGATTgtgtcggcggcgtcgcgccgcgtttAGAACTTTCAGTGTGTGCGCATGTTTGAATAGGTGCCTGCTGAAACTACCACGCGAAGTGTGCACACACACGGGGGCTTCAGTCGATGGAGGCATGCGCAGAAGCATGCACAGTTGGGTTCACGCaactgcatgcatgcgtgcttTTCCTTGCAGGTGCCCGAAGGAGCATCGACCGGACCTGAAGGAAGCGTTTGAGAAGGACGAGAATCATGACTATTACAAAGCCCTCTACGAACAAGAATTCATGAGTGCGTCTCTTTTGCTGAGCGTCGATCTGAACTTTGTCTTTCCAGCCTCCTCTCATGAGTACTGAGGTCTATAACGAGTGTGTCTCCCTGTGTACAAACAGCGTGGTTGGATGCACTCTATACACTATAtgcgtatacatatatatatatatatatatatatgtgaatacgtataggtatatatacgtacgtatatatatatacatataggaTGCATATGCGGTGTTGTTTTCGGGCCTTTTCTCCCTTTTCTTGGTGGTGTGGCGTGCGCATCACTCagtgtgcgcatgcgcttaTTGCAGAAAATTCCCCGCTGCTGTCTTCCTCAGGAGTTAAAAGACAACTGTTTATAACTGATGATTGATTTGCACGAAATAGTTTACAAGAGTATTCATGGAAACGCTCGCGTCAGTTACTTcgtgcgggcgccggcggagttGCGCTGTGCTTTGTGTTTGCTACATGGGGCCTGCATGTTAGTTTTCTGATGCTCTCACGAGTGCAGCACACTCCCAGATGCAGCTCTTTATCTGCGAATGTTTCTGTGCACATGCATTCATTGACAATGTCTTGCccacgcggagacgccgggtCTTTATTTCAGATTTTGTGGGGTTTTTGTGTTGTGCAGAGTTTTTGAAGCGGCTGGTGGATCAGATGGAGAGCCGCATCAagcgcgtgcagcagcggaTCGACGCCAACAACACGGCCGCCGAGCTTGACAAAGACACCACCGAAAAGTAGTTTTTCCACAAAGAAATCAAACACGAAAGGCTTCGAGCGTTCGCGCGTAGAGCAGGAGTGATGTGCGGCCGCGTTTGGTGGCAAGAGCTGAGGATGAGACCCCGGAGAGCTTGggtagagagagagagtacCTAGGGGCGATGCATGTGAATGTGTATCGATAGGCAGTGAGTCGACACACATGGGCATGCCTTGTGAACAAGAAGATGGAACGCATCCGAGGGCACAGATTTCTCTTGCAAAAGCGTGGAGTTTGCACCCCTTTTTCGGCATACGTAGGCGATCTCGTCCAGAGGGAATTTCTGCTTTTGCTTTCAGAGTCAATGCCGTGAATGCACAGATTTCTGAACTCCTGAAGAAAcaagacgacgcaggcgccaagGTAAGCTTGTGGGGGCTGCCTGAGGTGGACGCCGACAATGGCAACTTGCATTTCGTCTTTACAGTGTGTGtgcatatgtatacgtatgtgTGTCGCTGGTCGCGTTGGTTGAGACTGCAAGCATTGTTCTGTCCTTTTCGGgttttttcttgtttttcatgtgcgcatgcaggccgcgtgcatgcattctAAACAATGGTCTCGTTGTGTCATTTTCCTCAGGGCGAGATCGACGTCGCGGAGAAGTTGAACGAAGAAGTggcgctcctgcagcgcgaagTTCAGCGGCTGAAAAACCCCCACGCGGACATTGCGACCATTCGCGAGAGTCAGCTGAGAGtaagcgcagaggcggcctgCGTTTCTGAAAACGAGTGCTGCACAAAACTCGAAACCAGCTGCCGGGAAGCCCGTGCACGCGCTCGCAAACAAATGTACAAGTATTTTCATACACATGTGTCAATATGTAGACACTTGTATTCCTAGAGGTAGATGTGGGTCTGTTGTAGATGCACGTGTCTACAGGGGTGGGAATGCCTTgaacgctgccgcgcggacTCCGGTGGCCGCGGGGTCTGCTTTTCTTGAGCGTGTGCGCGGCGTGTTGGCACTTCTGTCCCCAGGTCTGCgcagtctgcggcgcgcttcaaagcgccggcgacgcgctctGCCGGTACGAGAGCCACGCGAGCGGAAAGCAGCATCGAGGCTTTGAGAAGATTCGTTCGTCGCTCGCCAAGCTCGTGGAgacggagagcgagcgcgaggcgctcctgAACAAGCACCCGCTGCAcgctggcggctcgcgcggctacagcggcggcgcctcctcggggtCGGCTTATAGTCGGGAGCGGCACAGCGCAGGCGGGTCGGGCGCGAACAGCGTCCCTGTGGCCGACCGCGCGAGCTACcatggcggcggcgcggacgaacgccggcgcggtccccccggcggcggtcgctcggggggggaggaggagcctcctcctcggcgtaCAGTCGAGATCGCTACAACGGCGCGAATGGATCCAGCCACAGATACGAAGGCAGCAGGTACAGCGACAGCCACtacagccgcggcgggcgcggcggcgacgaagacgagcgccggcgtgagcgcgtcctctccggagagcgtggcggcggcggccgcaggtaCTACGACGACCGGCAAagcggacgcggcgaaggcgcgcggcccgGCGGCGGGATGGCACCGtacggcggcagaggcgcgttccacgaagacggcggatACCGCAGCAGGTacagcgaccgcgagcgtgagcgcgcgagagaccgAGACGGTGGGCGCTACCGGTGGCGAGAGGAGAGCCATGCGatgcgcgagccgcgccacgACCGGAAGGAGGAGCCGCACGGCTACGAAGAGAGCTCCTACCGCGGTCGGGACGACGGCCGGCGGGCCTCCAGGGAACGGCGCGACCGCAGAGACTACGGCCGGTacagcgaaggccgcgagggTGAAGAGGACTacgagcgagagcgccgcgaccgcgagcggacgcgaagcagacaggcGAACAGGAGCCGtagcagcgacggcgagcgccgccgcgagagcggaggcgactcCAGGGAGGggcggaagcgcgagcgaggcgagcgcagcagagagcgcgacggggaccgcgagcgcagagaggcagggcgcgaggccgacgacgacagGCTGGAgcgggagaagagaaggcggtGCGAtgaggcagcggaagacggTCAGGACGACCGGCGGAAAGACCGCGGGGGCTACAACGCGGCCTATCGACGGGACAGTCCGCCCAGAGAGGACTCGCGAAAGATGGAAAATGgagcggacgacgcggagaaaccgcggtcgctgcttcgcgggGAAGAGCGAgatgcggcgcgcgagaaggagagtagaagcgaagagaaagatgagagagaaagagaaattGAGAACGGAAGCGAGGATTGAGGGAACGGCTTCATGGAGGGTGCACAGCCGCAGGCCGGTAGTCGATGATGCGAAAAGGCCATGGAAACACGAAGGGAGGGAGGATCTCCAggagcagcagaaagcgGACGGTGTGCGGAGGTTGCAAGGCGAAATGAGAATCgagggagcggagagagggagagggggccgcggcggagaaagaggacgGTGGACGTGGAAGTCCACAGAAAAAGACAAGACGGAGGCGTGGGGAGTGAGGAGGTTTCCACATTTTTTGGCGCATATTTGTTTGGCTATCTGGCGAGGGAGGCCGGTGACGCTGCCAtggtggcgcggcggccttaGCCCTTATGCTTTCCAGCAGCGCGCTCATCTCAGGGATGGCACCTTTCCGTTGTCGTCTGAACAGAATGCCCCTGCAGAGGCCAGGGTTCTCCACGTGCATGTGCGAGTCATCTACGTGCGCCGCTGTACGTACAGCTGCGCGtctatgtgtatgtgtgcatTTCTTTGTTTGCCTGTGTGGTGCGGTGCGACGATGCCAGCGGGCGTCTCTCTACGCCTATCCGCGCGCTTTTCGCGGTGCGTTTagcagcacgcgcgcgtctttTCCACGATCTCGACGTCGTGGCTCACAGCCGAAATGCGAAGTCGCGTCTGTGGCACAAAAGTCGCCAGCTGTGCATGTGTATGCTCTCTCTATTCTGCAACCTCCCTTTTGAGTTAAAATCGCTCGCAGCGAACAATTGTGACACGAAAAGTCGAAGAGTCCCAATTCGGAAAAAACACGCGCCCAACACGAGGCTTTCTTGCCTCCGCGCGATCACGTAGGGCGaacgcgacgcggaggcgaggaaacAGCCGCAGATCGGTTTGTAGAAGTATCACAACTTCTGTGGTGTCCACACTAGCAGCCCGCATCTTTAGCAGCAATGTTACTATGCGGCCATTCTTTATTTGACAGTGCGCTGCGCTTGAAACCTTTACCTGTCGGTAACGTGGCGGCGTTCCCGCGCGTTCTGTACCGGCACGCGGTTGTCTATGTGTCATACCGTCAAACGATAGCATCGACACTGCTGATGAATCCACACTTCCGCACTCACGCGTGTGCAGTGTCTGCGTAGCTCATGCCAAACTGCGCATGGAGCGCCTGTGCAGAATGCACGTAAACAGGAGCGACAGATGCGCCGATGAGCCCTGAGTGGGGGGAAAGCCGACCCAAACTCCCTTATCCGCGGGACTTGCAGACTTTTCCTCGCCTTGGAAGCGACACTCGCACGCTCATGCTCTGAAGCACGCTGGTGACTCTGGGTGTGTCGGAGCCGCTGGCCTCAAGCAGAATATCCTGGAAGCAGGCGCGTGCTGCCTGAATCACTTGTGAAGCGTTTAGCAGCGAAGGACATCTACGCGGACTGCACCAGTCGCCTGGCCGTAGGCGCACTTCACGTCTGTTTGGAGGATATGCGGCCGGCGGTTTTGCTCAATTCCGTGACCTGCGGACCGAGTCCGTGGAAACTTGCTTTAGGATAACACAGTTTCGACACAATCAACAGGGGAGTTTGCTTGTCAGTGCTGGCTCCA from Besnoitia besnoiti strain Bb-Ger1 chromosome X, whole genome shotgun sequence encodes the following:
- a CDS encoding hypothetical protein (encoded by transcript BESB_016260); the encoded protein is MLDSLMGRDRNACGSNRKGDYSFKDEEVCKFYLLDYCPHELFPNTRSDLGPCPKEHRPDLKEAFEKDENHDYYKALYEQEFMKFLKRLVDQMESRIKRVQQRIDANNTAAELDKDTTEKVNAVNAQISELLKKQDDAGAKGEIDVAEKLNEEVALLQREVQRLKNPHADIATIRESQLRVCAVCGALQSAGDALCRYESHASGKQHRGFEKIRSSLAKLVETESEREALLNKHPLHAGGSRGYSGGASSGSAYSRERHSAGGSGANSVPVADRASYHGGGADERRRGPPGGGRSGGEEEPPPRRTVEIATTARMDPATDTKAAGTATATTAAAGAAATKTSAGVSASSPESVAAAAAGTTTTGKADAAKARGPAAGWHRTAAEARSTKTADTAAGTATASVSARETETVGATGGERRAMRCASRATTGRRSRTATKRAPTAVGTTAGGPPGNGATAETTAGTAKAARVKRTTSESAATASGREADRRTGAVAATASAAARAEATPGRGGSASEASAAESATGTASAERQGARPTTTGWSGRREGGAMRQRKTVRTTGGKTAGATTRPIDGTVRPERTRERWKMERTTRRNRGRCFAGKSEMRRARRRVEAKRKMREKEKLRTEARIEGTASWRVHSRRPVVDDAKRPWKHEGREDLQEQQKADGVRRLQGEMRIEGAERGRGGRGGERGRWTWKSTEKDKTEAWGVRRFPHFLAHICLAIWRGRPVTLPWWRGGLSPYAFQQRAHLRDGTFPLSSEQNAPAEARVLHVHVRVIYVRRCTYSCASMCMCAFLCLPVWCGATMPAGVSLRLSARFSRCV